Genomic window (Pyrus communis chromosome 13, drPyrComm1.1, whole genome shotgun sequence):
TTCTCTATGAATTCCACATCATGTGAATCAATCTCGGTTATCCCTCTATCTGAATGTTCACCATACATCACATAACCTTTTGAGTTTTCACAATATCTTATAAAGATATGTTTATTTGCTATAGGACCCAACTTTCCAAACTTATGTGATTGATTATGAACAAATCCAGCACAACCCTAAGGACGCAAATTACCCATATTGGGTTTTACATCATTCCAAAGTTCATATGGGGTTGAGGTAACCGTCTTTGAAGGCACATAGTTAAGTATACATGTCATAATCAATAATGCACCACCTCAGAAAGATATGGAGCGATTTGCCTGCGCCATCATAGACCTATTTTGTTATGGCGTGTAAGGAACAGAAAATTGTTTACGTATCCCCTTACTTTCACAAAAAACCTTGAATTGGTCAGACAAATACTCGCATCCACGATCAATGCAATGAGCTTTACAGTCTTCCCTTTTGGATTCTCAACCTCAGCTATGAAGCATTTGAAACAATCTAAAGCTTTGTAGCAATGAGCAATCAAGTACACTTAGCCATATCACATGTAATTGTCAATCAAAGTCAGAAAATAAGAGGCGCCATGATGGGCCTTCACACTCATTGGTTCACAGATGTTAGAGTGGATTAACTTTAATGGTTGAGTAGCTCGAACAACCTTTCCCAAAGGCTTTCTAACTGCTTTTTGCCAGCTAAACAAGGCTTACATGCAGGCAGATTGACATTAATGAGTGACCCCAACAGGCATTCTCTAACTAATCTTGTCAATCTTCTTGCCCTATATACCCTAGTCTACCATGCCATGTTTCAGAATTAACATGTTTAATAACAATTACTAAAGAAGTAGAAGAACAAGAATCAATCAAATCCAAGCAAACAAAATCGTTCTTTATTGAACCATATCCAATTTCAACTTGATCCAAATAGATCACAAGTCTAGACAGGCTTAAGTAAAAACAATGTCCTTCATATAAAAGTGCAGTAACTGAAAGTAAATTAAATTGTATTCTAGGGGCGTGCAAGACATCATGCAGAAGTAGTTGAAACTCAGTGCTTAGTTGAAGTCGATATGAACCAACTCCCAAAGCTTCTGTACGACTTCCTTCACCCACATACACCTAGTGTGACTTTGTTGGAAAGCGTTGATAATTTTCGAACCCCCTTTTATCTCGCGTCACATGCTTGGTTGCTCCTGTGTCTACAATCCAATTGTCAGACATGTGGGCAACATGTATATGCGAACATACACAAACAATGACAGATTTAGGGTTAGGGATTACCTTTCTATTCGGCTCAATGCAATTACAAGCAAAGTGTCCATTCTTTTTACAGTTAAAGAACGTTGACTAAGATTTGTCTTTCATGCCACGTTTACCTCTGTGGGCCTTGATCTTATTAGAATTAGGAGCAagctttgcattctttttcTCAAACTTGGTCTTACCATTTACTTTGAATTGGTTACCATTTCTGGACCCACCTTGAGTCAAAAGGGCAGTACTCTGGGTCACCACTCGACACTCACCTTCTAGTTCAACATGACGCGAGATGTCATGAAAGTTCTTAATATGATCATTATGCATCATAATCTGTTTAAGGGCATCCAACGAGTTTGGGAGGGACCTAATCACAGCTTGGACTTGCTGTTCATCGGTGAGGGTACTCCAAGTAGCTTTCAAACCTTGTATCATGCTGGACATCTTCCTAAGATGTTCAAGTACAGAGTGCTTGAGATCCATCCTGTAAATCTAAAACTTCAAGACTAGACTTCTTAGCCTAgtagttgaggttccaccaaaagaaaatttcaactgGTCCCACATGTCCTTGGCGATCGAGTACCCTTCATACTCACCAATAAGATCATCATGCATGCTGCTTAACATAGTAAAGCGCACATTTCGATCTTTCTTGAACCAAGATTCATAAGACCTTACTCTAACCGCATGCACAGTGGTTCCATCTCTCTCAAGATCAGGCTCATCCATCGAAACCTCGAAAGGTTCCAAGATCTCTTGTTCATTGAGAAAATATTGGATCTTCCTATGCCAAATATCATAGTTGGTTCCAACCAACTTTTCTCCTTTAATCAAATCAGCAACAACATTTTTGGCACCATTTCTTTCTACAAGGGTGAAATAATTTTGACATTATTAATTACACAtcttacatttatttatttcaaaaactCATTAGACAATATTTCACTTTTTCTCCTAGGTTGAAATTGAAAAATCCGCTAAGTCGCTCGTAATTACCATTCAATTCTAAGAGTCAAGAtcatattttctaattatttttgaaataaatcTTATTTAAACATTATTATGTTTTAAGCTTATCCATTTTTCATGCAACATCCAATTGAGTGCACAATGATTAGGGCTTTTAGACAATGGGCTCGACATATGGGCCTCCGTAAATGCTGCCAGGTCAAATCCAGGAAGGGTGGCAGCGCGAAGCTTTTAAAAACTGAACCTCTTTGACACCTAAAGTGTCTCCATAAAGATTTTTCCTCGACACCACATCAAATAAGAGGTGACCATTAGTGAACCCTAGTCTAACTCAATGGAGAAATAAACATTGTTCGAAAGGAACCTAGTtctttacaaaaaatcattaaaaaagaagggcgTATAAGAAGAATTCAACCATTAAATTTGGAAGCACATTGCTCTATGACGTTATTAAAGAGTGGTTAACTTTGAAATAACAAGTGACGCGATTCCCAATTTCCTTCCGATCCGTCTAGCTCTAGACGTTAACTAAAGCGCTTTTTTTGGGAAgcaaccaaattttttttctaactcttttctttttatttcgtttaatttattttcctgcttttattcttaattacaaaaataaataaaataaatcagaaagaaaaaaaaattgcaatttttaattcttattatttttctttacttatcTAATTAGGTTTTTGATTTGTGATTGCAGGCTGCATTTGGAACTGATTCGGTCTAATCTCAACGAGAATTTACTTCATTTTGTTCGAACTAGGATTCTAAACTTGACCCCATTATGTATTTACTTCATTTTTATCTCATCAGGAATAAATTATGATCCTTGGGATAATTCGTATTTAATCATGGCTTTATTCTGACCATTAACAATTGCAGTTTGCCTAGGACACAACCGAGCCATATATAATATGAATCCTCACACACTCGTATTTACATAAGGACTTGATTGAATCAACCATTTCTTGGGCTAAAAGCCCAGTGGCGTAAAGGATCTTTACTGAGCTGAGGATTATAACTTTCCAGCTTGGGTTAACCCATTCTCAACCCAAATTGTTATTTAAGGCTCAAACAGTTACttgcaattttttgttttcatgcatCTCAATCCCTTTTATGTTATAGAGAAAAATTGTGTCACTGAATATTCGATGAGTTGAGAGTTATCATGGCCTAAAATTCGAACTGGATAACCTGgtcttaaattcaaattttatgatacaatgatttttaatttaatggaaaatgaaaatgcaaaTTATAAAGTGATTTTCGAGAATATAAACACGTGAACTTTAAAGATAATGAGATAGTGTATAATCTTGTGGAGGATGGATATTGCTCACACTGGACGTCACATGAATGTTGCTCATATAATTttacaattatttttttggcACACAAAGCTGACGCTTTCGAACAGAAGTAAATCCAACAATTGTATGTTAGACTCACATGTATTAAAAAGTATGTTACTATGTGTGCGTTAAAAGCATCTTCAAAAGATTTTACAAATGTTGTTCTATAAATGCAAGTGACACTTTGTTCTACAAATTAGTAGCATTTTTACTCTGATTTCAAACAAATAGAATAAACAACTTCAACTAGAATAAGATTTTGACTCCAGCCCCTTCCAACCTTtattcatttcaattctccTAATTTAATTCCTTTCATTTCAATTACGAATCATTGAACAAGTTATCGAGGATTTGTGGAGTTTTGATGAAGATGCTTTTGAATAGGGTTACTCATTATTTTGTGTGTaattttctctttgttgctaaAACTTTTTGACACAGTACAAATTTACATCAAAATCATTATTAAACCAGCTTTCTTTTACATCTTTTCTATACAATCAATTCAACAAGGTCGTCCAAATCAACGGCTGGGATCAATCAAGCAATCAACTAGTATACAATTTCTTTGGGGTCATCAGACACTGACTGTAGAAACGAAACAGACGAAACTTTCTCCCGAATGGTCTCCAACACTTGAGTAGCCGAAGGCCTCAGTGTCGGTGACTGACGCAAGCACGTTGCCGAAATACCAAGCATGGTCTTGGCCTCTTCGACGTCAAACCCCGCAGCGCCCAACCGCGGGTCCACCAACTCGGCCACCTCCGCTGCGTCACAACCGCCGTACCTCAACCTGGGCCCCACCAACGTCGTCAAGAACTGCCCTTTTTCGGAGCAAAATGCCTCCATTCCGGTCACGAGCTCCAAGATCAAAACGCCGAAGCTGTATACGTCGTTTTTCTTCGAAGCGATTCCTGTTCGGAGGTAGTGCGGGTCCGTGTAACCCGGCGAGCCCATCATCGTCAAGACGTGATTTCTCATCGACGACGGCGGTTGGACCGTCGAGGAAAACCCCATCTTCGCCGACCCGAAATCGCAGAGCTTGCAGTTGAGATTTTCGTCGAGCAAGATATTTGAGGCTTTGATGTCCTTGTGAACGATTTGGAGGGCGCATTTCTCGTGGAGGTATTCTAATGCTTGTGCGATTTGGAAGGCGATTGCCATTCGGTTCTTCCATGGCAGCGCTGAGGTGGCGTCTCCGCCGTGGAGCTTCTCTTGGAGATTTCCGTTGGCGACGTACTCGAAAACCAGAGCACCCTCCTCTGTTTcacataaaaaaatacaaaatattattatttgaatAAATTGGATTGAACccacaaagaaaataagaataaatCACAAATTAATATCAAGAAAATTGTACTCTACTACAACCCATCTGACACAAAAATGTTTAACGTGTTGCTGAGTGGAGGATACACTAGATGCTTATTTAACAAGCAAGTTTTCTCAAGAAGTAATCACTAAGAGCTTTTTTAATACACAACTTGAATCCAatcttttaaattcaaaaataattttcaaattttaggctttaaaaatttgtttggtacaactattttaaaaaactgaactcaagattaactcaaaaaatataatctattatctaaaaacacaaaaaatgagtttttagaatttttaaacttaaaactcatttctttcttttctctccattCTCCCTCACTCCAAAtatatctctcttttcttcgTTCTCACTcctccttctctttttttttttttttaatttttttaacctttttcatATTTCCTCGAATCCGCTCTCTTTATTCTCTCGGTTCTTTCTTTCACTCATTTTCCTCTCTATCTCTTCCGATTCTctcatttctttctctttcctccaaTTGTCTTTTACTTTCtgtcctcctctctcctctttttctttcgaCCCCATCTTTTTGGATCTCTTTGTCCAGTTTAagttgtaaaatttaaaatttttcaatcgcataccaaacaaatttttgattcctaaagaaaattgttttcaagaaaaattcttaagaaatgttttgagaagttctaaaaattttcaaataggataccaaataaaccttaaaaattttaatagaaATTACACATTTAGCAAAGTGACTCTGAGATTGCTTCCTTAGAAAACATTCTCACTTCTAAGCAGTTTTGCTCGAAGTAATTTATTATAcacgttgaaattttattaaaaaccaACTGCTTAACGAAAATACAATTCATGGTTTATGAGGAGCATCCGAGCATCTGATACGTGCTCCTTCATAAAATGCTTTTAtgactcaaaaacatttttttgtctttttgtgttggggggggggggggggggaatacAATCGAAAACAAGTTTGACTATCAAAAACCATGTTAAGCACAATCCTGAACATGTCCTTAATTTATGGACTGACCTTGGTTGTCGGAGTAGCCAAGAAGCTTGACGATGTGGTGGTGCTCAAGGCGGAGGAGAATATCGAGTTCTTGCTTAAAAACCCGGCTCAGCCGCTCGCTGCCGTTGTGGACCTTAATCGCACAGAACCCATCACTGGAATTAGGGTCCGGGTTTCGCGCCAAGTACACATTGCTGAACCCTCCAGTTCCAATCACCTTGGAGAAGCCATCAGTAGATCTCTCTATCCAATCCCACCTCAATTTCTTCACGCTAAACTCCCCACTTTCTTCAATATGGTCCTCCTTCTCGACGTCGATTCGATTTTGCTTGCGTTTTGATCTGAATCCGAAACATCTGATTACCACCATGACTGAAACAATGAGGAAGGCAGCGGCGGCGGAGATTGTGAGAGATGTGATGAGGGTTTTGGAAGTGTCAACGGGGGAAGATGGTTTTAAAGGGGAGGTTGACGGTGGGTtggtggaggagagagaggaagagaaggagagagaaaggagggtgGTGGacctggtggtggtggttgggaTGGAGCGAGAAGCCTCGGAGAAAGTGGAGAGTGAGGAAAACAAAAGTATGGAGGTGAAGAAGTAGGAGTAACAGCAGACAAAACTGTAAGCGTGTGGTCTTTCTGTAAcaacttcgtcttcttctttgaGGTGAGATTTGGCCATGGAAGGAGGCACAATCTGGCAGGGGTGATCTCGATCTAGAcataaaagaaacaaatgggCAAACTTCCTTCCTACTTTCCCACATATGGaattgaaaaaggaaaaggaaaaagagcgtGTATTTAGATCTCGCACCAATCAAAATCAAGATCTTAGCCTTTTTTTATTGattgatttcataaattgaaaAGCAAGAGAAATATTTTAGTGTGCCGAGAAAATAACCCGCCTGGTACACCATATGTCatgatataattaattaaattttcatttttaatttttaacaaattgtattattacatttaGTGTACCAAGTCGTGttaaaaaacacactaaaaatctCTCCCCATTTTCCCATTTCCTTACCAACAACATTTAGACAACTACAATAGGAATATTTTTTTGGCCGAATTTCATAACTATTGGCAGAAGAAAAAAGTATTTAGCAAGTGATGGATTGCCCTAATCTATAAGGTCTTCGGTTTAACTTTTTGCATCATGAGTTTAAACCCCTCTTCCTTCTCTCAATTTAATATTTAGAGAGTGCTTGAAAGATAATTTATCACCTCTGTTATTCAAAGACATTACTTCTTGACAGCTATATGACTTGCGgattgtttattttgaataaaggATAATATCTACAGTGAAGAAGTGGGAGGGTAGACTTAGCTTCACAATGGACTAACAATATAACTTACGGACTTAGGATATGAATTATGttaaactataaaaataaagtaagaaTAGTAAGTTGTAAAAAAGATGTGGAATTAGTCACTTGTACGAACGaagtatttgaattttttttgggtaaagtacaaaaaactacctcagtTATtgatgtcacgacactttcatatcttatctttttaaaatgacaatgtcatacctcatcttacgaatttgtgtcaatgtcatacctccgtcagtttttctgttaagtgctgacgtggctaaaTATGGggaccactcactaatccaactggattaaaatataattaaatatattttttaataattaaaaattttaaaaaaaattatattaaatctctctctccccccatctctctcgcctctctcttttctttccatCCCCAAAACACCGTCACGTCATTCGACTCTACCAACGCATTCACGGCATCCTCATGCGCCTTGACCGACTCGACGCAGCGGAGATTTGAGTCCTGCCAAATCTTCAGGCTCGACGCAGTAGAGATCTAGAGGCATTTCTCGTGGCCCGCTGCGACGTATAAGAGGTTGTGGTTGACGGCAAGGTAGGTGATTGAAAGGGAGGGGTGGCGGGGTGGGAGAGTGGCGAAGCAGAGGTGGGAGACAGAAAGGTCGAAGGGCTCTAGATGGGAGAGTTTTTGGAGGGAGAGGTTGAGCAGAGAAGATGGGAGCGgggggaagaaagggtgagggggaggaaggttgggggggatGGGTAGGAAGGGTGGGAAGGTTTTGGGGATGCAAGGTGGGTGtccagaaagagagagaagaaaggcgagagagagaggagagagagggtggatccacaattttatataaaaaaataattatctttttatatttttatattttaattattaaaaaatatatttaattatattttaatccagttggattagtgagtggccCCAATAtctagccacgtcagcacttaacagaaaaattaacagaaaaactgacagaggtatgacattggcacaaattcgtaagatgaggtatgacattgtcattttaaaaatatgaggtatgaaaatgttatgacaccaatagttgaggtagttttttttgtactttacccatttttttttctttttaaaaaaagaaaaatggaccaGCTGGTGACTTTATCATGACAGTCTACCTCTTCAGAGATCGggaaagactcacagaggcatttcagcctctttCTGGCTACCATCGTGCAACTCAtaaaggcatttcagcctctccTAGCCATCATCGTGCAACTCACCGAAGCATTTTAGCCTCTCTTACTATCGTGTGATTTATTAGCATTAGGAATCAAACCTGAACATGTCGTATGAAATACCGGTTTATAATTCATCTCCAACCATTAAACCACCATGTgatgatttgtttgaattttttcttaaataatcCAATTATTGTTAGCGATATTGTTTAATTCTATGGtcgtttcttttcttttcttatcaGAATTTAATAATGTGGTCCAGTCAAAATGGTACGACTGTTACTTGCCAGTTCCCTTGTTTATAATGTTTTCTGAGTTTTGCCGTGTGCACAAGGTTTTGTTTTGCGAGAGCTTCATGTCATCCTAGTCATTTTGCACATTTCAAGGTCATCATTTAATTCCAACTACCAAAATACTCTCAtttaattcaccaaaaaaaGCTATAATTTTAGGAAAATGATCAACTTCGGATttcttcctcctaatccatcaaGTTCAGGGATccaaatatttgaaatttgatcaaataacTACAAACAGGGGTCCAATTTAAAagtataataactttagccgttagaccaaatttcaatggtccggatcTCCAAACTTTGTAGATTAAGAGGAagggattcggagaggatccctttccataattttattttagataGCTATAAGACTCCAGTGTCCTATTTTCTCGCACACATTATCATCTCACTCACCATAAAGagctaaaaatttgaaatgttaTTTTGTCATCaactattatttttaaaataacctCTAATATTCTATTTCCCCATCCACTATTatgtttaaaaaattgaaatgctaTTTCTCAAACAAATCAATCAGCAAATAAATGACTTGTCAAATGCTCTTTGGCTGTGTGATTATGCACTCTAATAATGACTATCAATATCCAATTATCATCAATTGCTAGCTTCTTACTCTTTAATTAGAAATGGCTTCTACAGTATTTTGGTCCAAAATTCTACTATCTTCAtcttttatgaattttttgcaAATTCGGCTTATATATGTTCCACTCCTTTTGCAATAATGTAAGTCTAGGGGCTCCTAGTACCTTTTaacctattattattattattactagcatttgtctacacactttgtgtgtatgaacacatttttttttagaaaatgagaaggagagagggagagagagaatgtggggggagtgggaggtttttgtttttggttttttttttatttattattttattaatattgaaggtattttaacatcacctgtaggtgaggtttcaataaaaaaacaggAAATTTTGgactgtgaaattacatttttgcccatcatttttttgtgtgatagaagactaagtagtattttcaccctcttttggttgacaaagagggtttcattaattaatagagattattattattatatatcttttaaggtttttattgattattttgcAAATGaacaaacttgtaattaaaaaGTGGATGGAGAGATATAACACTGGGATGAAAATAATAACACTCTTATTTTATTATCTGTAAAATGTCTTCAAATTTATTAGTTGCATGTATTTATATTGAGTGGTATGGTCcacatacattttttttcccttttacaTACCGTTTCAATTTCTGGTCGTTTCTTTTCGTTATCAAAAGGGAGACCCTTTATGGACTCTTTGTTACCTTACAGTTGGACGTCAATTCatgtgccaacattataaaacattatataaaaaacatgaggtgacagAGAGTTTATAAAAAGCCTCACTTTGAAAGAgttctttagcatttctcaaataGATAACTTGTCATCATATACAACGTTGTTTTCACTAATTATTAAGTTGTAGGATCCAATTAAAAAAAGGTCTAGGAAAATAAGATAAAACACACActaacataaaattaaattaaaacaaactttTATATCACATTAGGTAAAAAGTAGCTTCATCGTGGATTATCTTCATATTGTTTCAAAAGTTAGggtataatttaaattaatcatcgcattaaaaaaaaaaataatgtcacatgtttattttttcttttcaattattCATACACGTTGCAGGCTGAATAAAGTTATTGAATGATAATTACAGCGAAATTTGAATAATTTAGTCAATGTAAATCAACCATAACAAGTGGGGACTTCTTTCTCATAAGAAAATAGCATGAACCCAATAATGTAAAGCCAAGAGTATTTGACATTCTTGTGGCACATCATCCACTGCATTCCGTAAGCGAAAGAACGATAAATAGATGTTTTACTTGTTTGTGTGTGCACTAGCATCTGTCCTATGCCACTTATTCATATGTAACAAGGGAAAAGTTAAGGAGATTTTCTTTAAGATTGGGTTCTTTATGGATTTTTTACACAATGTTTTGTAATATTGACATAAGAACTAATgttaaagggagttttaacaaaacacttcgGATACTGTTCGCTTTTAACGAtcattatttgttatttttcattaaaactaaagttttttttgaacttttcgttagttttcttaATGTTTAAACTGTAAAGTGGCAGAAAGTTCATAGAGAGTttcactttaaaaaaatttccttaGCATTTAACATGTAACAATTTTTTATGGGATGGATAGTTATATTTTTTGAACGGTGGTAAATGTTTGTTGGAGGGTGAcactattaaaattaaaataagtgtGTTAGAGAATTTCTTGTGCTAGACACAGGCGACCATGCATTAACCTAATATACTTTATAAGCGATGGATAACCAGACAGACATGTATAAATTTCAGAAACAGTTGCTCATGTTTGTTTGACATGAGTCAAACATTCAACCACGAGCCAAATGTGCTTATGCCCTATGAGTTGTGTTAAAGTTAGTCAGTTGCTCATACGGTCCTACTTAATTTCCATATCATCAATGATAAACAGTGATTCACACATGCGTGACAACTTTTGGTTTGATTCACACGTTCGATTGCTCATGCCGTCTAACCTAATCCTCGcaaccctttttcttcttccttctatattttatatttttaattgaatgcGGCCTGCAACCATTGCATACTCATCGGTGACTTGGCTCCTCttgaaaagaaattttttagtgtgaacGAAACTAAAGATGATACATCATATGTTATCATACAAATAATTAGAtgtttgtgttaaaaaattaataatttaaaaaataaaatttctcaccacttatataaaaacacgtaatTTACCATTCGTATTCCgatcacaaagaaaaatttcttcttcttagaAATCTTCCTCAAAACACTGCTACTATTAATTATATTATCAGATGACCCTGCAGAAATTAAATACGTACCAActgcattattattattttttttcttcacgtCCATTCCGATTTGTTAATTAGATGAACCTggtacacaaaaatcacaat
Coding sequences:
- the LOC137711916 gene encoding probable receptor-like protein kinase At4g10390, with translation MAKSHLKEEDEVVTERPHAYSFVCCYSYFFTSILLFSSLSTFSEASRSIPTTTTRSTTLLSLSFSSSLSSTNPPSTSPLKPSSPVDTSKTLITSLTISAAAAFLIVSVMVVIRCFGFRSKRKQNRIDVEKEDHIEESGEFSVKKLRWDWIERSTDGFSKVIGTGGFSNVYLARNPDPNSSDGFCAIKVHNGSERLSRVFKQELDILLRLEHHHIVKLLGYSDNQEEGALVFEYVANGNLQEKLHGGDATSALPWKNRMAIAFQIAQALEYLHEKCALQIVHKDIKASNILLDENLNCKLCDFGSAKMGFSSTVQPPSSMRNHVLTMMGSPGYTDPHYLRTGIASKKNDVYSFGVLILELVTGMEAFCSEKGQFLTTLVGPRLRYGGCDAAEVAELVDPRLGAAGFDVEEAKTMLGISATCLRQSPTLRPSATQVLETIREKVSSVSFLQSVSDDPKEIVY